A genomic window from Arthrobacter sp. FW305-BF8 includes:
- a CDS encoding ABC transporter substrate-binding protein, producing MTAADLNRRAALQVFVAGGSAALLAGCGASGTAPPSSPPDSTNSISLTDQRGKTLSFDWPVARVVTIPMPSASLLVAVDRSADHLAAMHNASWTAMRDGIMGSMFPGALDLPHDIATQDFTANVESIRALNPDVVVQWSDAQLIEPLEKAGLQVLGLKNSGTQEDVDAWVAMFAAMLGKPERAAELKTRSDRELAEVKSLAAGRASKGPSILYFNRFTGGLKVAGANSYNDFYIKLVGGSNPATGKDPLTGSGMLGVDIEQVLRWDPEVILLGNFDAAMAQDIYSDPVWQNVAAVRSKRVYKVPLGGYRWDPPGQESALMWHWLGDIAFPQQRSAVRSKASEYFRFLYNHELTGDELDKILRTAENGQSANYRQFNA from the coding sequence ATGACAGCTGCAGACCTAAACCGCCGCGCCGCCCTACAGGTGTTTGTTGCAGGCGGCTCCGCCGCCCTGCTGGCCGGATGCGGCGCATCCGGCACCGCCCCGCCGTCGTCCCCTCCCGACAGCACCAACAGCATCAGCCTCACGGACCAGCGCGGCAAGACCCTGTCCTTTGACTGGCCGGTGGCCCGGGTGGTGACCATCCCGATGCCGTCGGCGTCCCTGCTGGTCGCCGTCGACCGCAGCGCCGACCATCTCGCGGCCATGCACAACGCCTCCTGGACGGCCATGCGCGACGGCATCATGGGCTCCATGTTTCCCGGCGCACTGGACCTACCGCACGACATCGCCACCCAGGACTTCACCGCCAACGTTGAAAGTATCCGGGCCCTCAACCCGGACGTGGTGGTCCAGTGGTCGGACGCGCAGCTCATCGAGCCCCTGGAGAAGGCGGGGCTTCAGGTTCTGGGGCTGAAGAACTCCGGCACGCAGGAGGATGTGGACGCCTGGGTTGCCATGTTCGCCGCGATGCTCGGCAAGCCCGAGCGTGCCGCCGAGCTCAAGACCCGGAGCGACCGGGAGCTTGCCGAGGTCAAGTCCCTCGCCGCCGGGCGCGCGTCCAAGGGCCCGAGCATCCTGTACTTCAACCGCTTCACCGGCGGGCTCAAGGTGGCCGGTGCCAACAGCTACAACGACTTCTACATCAAGCTGGTGGGCGGCTCCAACCCGGCCACCGGCAAGGACCCGCTGACCGGTTCCGGCATGCTGGGCGTGGACATCGAGCAGGTCCTGCGCTGGGACCCCGAGGTCATCCTGCTGGGTAACTTCGACGCCGCCATGGCGCAGGACATCTACTCGGACCCGGTGTGGCAGAACGTGGCCGCGGTCCGCTCGAAGCGCGTGTACAAGGTACCGCTGGGCGGCTACCGCTGGGATCCGCCCGGGCAGGAGTCGGCGCTGATGTGGCACTGGCTGGGCGACATCGCCTTCCCGCAGCAGAGGTCTGCCGTGCGGAGCAAGGCCTCCGAATACTTCAGGTTCCTGTACAACCACGAACTCACCGGCGATGAGCTGGACAAGATTCTCCGGACCGCAGAGAACGGGCAGTCCGCCAACTACCGGCAGTTCAATGCTTGA